The DNA segment GTTTGCCTGGACGATCCGACGATCCCGGTCGAGCACCAGCACGAGATCCGACGAGAAGTTGAGCATGGCGGCGATGGGAACCCTCTGCGAGAGGTAGAAGACTTTGGCCTTCCCGTAGGTCTCCATCTCCACCTGGCCCGATACCAGGAGGACGTCGAGGTACCGGGAGACGGTGTTCCGGTTGATCCCGACGGCTGCGGCAAGATCGGAGACCGACATGCCGCGCGGATGCTCTTTCAGGGCTCGCAGCAGGAGAGAGAGTGCGTCGGTAGTGGGATCCATGTGCAAACAGTGTTTCGTGCCGGGGGATATAGGGTTTTGCAGTGCTGCATGCTATGTCGCTACATGCAACGCCACACCACAATGCAAGGCAATAACAGAAAAGAATATATACCAGACAGATCAACACATGATCCCCAGAGTCGAGAGACGGGGAATCTCTCCGACAATCCGGACCGCACAGGCACGGCGGGCCGGGCCGGCGCAGGAACGGCTGGGATCGGTGAACGGAACATTCACCACGCTGACTGCATCAACGTCACGATGCACCGGGAGACCCGGTGCACACAGGCACACCTCTCTAAACACTCATACCGGCACGGTGGACGCGGCGCCGGAGCGGGCGGCACAACCGCTCCGGGACCCGCCGCAGACACCGCATGGTTATCACACACCCTACAATACTTCTTTTTTGCTCTCTCAGCAAGACGCCCGAAAACAGAGAGCAACATCTATCTCCCATCAGAACAAAAAAAACTATTAAATGAGCGGGCACTTCGAGATCACCGAGGAAAAGGCCGGCACCGTCGATATCGTCACGATGAAAGGGCGGCTGGACGCCGGCTCTTCGGAGACGGCACAGGAGCGGATCAACAGGGTGCTCGACGCCGGAGGGAGGAACCTCCTCGTCAACCTCTGCGACCTCGACTATATCAGCAGCTCCGGGCTCCGGGTGCTGCTTGCCACGCTGAAGCGGCTGAAGACCAACGGCGGGGCGCTCCGGATTGCCTGCGCACAGCCGCAGATCCTCGAGGTCTTCACCATGGCGGGGTTCCACCGGATCTTTTCGCTCTCTCCCGACGAGGCAACTGCGCTTGCCGGTTTTCCGGCGGGATCCTGATCGGCAACACGGGTGGTAGACCGGCATGGCGTTCTCCGGCTTCGGCGATATGTTCTTCGTGCTCCTGCAGATGATCTGCGTCATCGTAGTGGTCGCCTACCTGATCACGCGGACGAAATCGTTTACGCAGGTGCTCGACGGCATATTCACCTGGAAAGGCCAGGCGATACTCATCCTCCTCTTCGGGGCGCTCTCCATCTACGGCACCGAGAGCGGCATCACCATCCTCGGCGCCACGGCAAACGTCCGCGACCTCGGGCCGATGGTCGGCGGGCTCGCCTGCGGCCCGGTGGTGGGGCTCGGCGCCGGGCTGATCGGCGCGGCGTATCGCTTCTCTCTCGCGGGGTTCACCGCCGTCCCGTGCGCGACCGCGACCGTCCTCGCGGGGCTCTTCGGGGGGCTGATCTTCCTCTTTGCCGGTCGTAAATTCATCGGGATGCACGGCGCAGTCCTCTTCGCCGTCGGGATGGAGGCGTTCCACATGGGGCTCACCCTTCTCCTCTGTCGGCCGTTCGACCAGGCGCTCGAGGTCGTCGAGGGGGTGGCCGTTCCGATGATCATCGCCAATGCCACCGGGGTCTTCATCTTCGCGTTCATCATCGGGAATCTGATCGCCGAGCGGCAGACGAAGGATGAGCGCGACTCCTTCCTCTCGGAACTCGAGCGTAAAAAGGCCGAACTGAAGATCGCGCACGATATCCAGATGAGTTTCCTCCCCGAACGGCTGCCGGAAGTTCCGGGCTTCGAACTCGCCGCCCTCTCGCTCCCGGCAAAGGAGGTCGGCGGGGACTTCTACGACGCGATCCCCCTTCCCGGCGGCCGGACAGCCTTTGTCATAGCCGACGTCTCGGGAAAAGGCGTCCCGGCGGCGCTCTTTATGGCGCTCTCGCGGACGGTGCTGCGGGCGAACTCGCTGATCCCGCGGAGTGCCCGCGACGCCGTCACCGAGGCCAATATGCTGATAGCCGAGGACGCGAAGTCCGGGATGTTCGTCACCCTCTTCTACGCGGTCGCCGACCCGGGCAAGAAGACACTCACCTACGTCAACGCGGGGCACAACCCGCCGCTCCTCTTCCGGCCGGGCAGCGGCCGGCCCACAGGGCTGAAAGGAACCGGGATCATCCTCGGGGTCATGCCGGAGGCCGAGTACGGCGAGGAGACGATCCATCTTGTGAGCGGCGACCTCGTCCTCCTCTACACCGACGGCGTCACCGAGGCGATCAACCCCGATGAAGAGCAGTTCGGGGAGGAGCGGCTGATAGAGACCGTCTCGGCCTCTCTTGACCTGCCGCCGGCCGAGATCGTCGAGAGAGTCCGCGACGCGGTCATGGCGTTCTCGGGCGACGAGCCGCAGTTCGATGACCTGACCCTCATGATTCTCCGGGTGGTCTGATGGCGGAACTCACCGTGCGGGCGGATCTATCGGCGCTCGAAGCGATTGCGGACTTTCTCGCGGAGACACTCGCCGGGTGCGGCGACGAACTCGTCTTTGCAATCCAGCTCGCCGTCGACGAAGCCTGCAGTAACATCATCCTCTACGGGTATGGCGGGGAGCCGGGATCGATCTCGATCGCCTGCACCGCAGACGAAGACGCCGTCCACGTGACGATCACCGACGACGGGGTTGCATTCGATCCGCTCACCGCCCCGCCGCCGCCCCTCGATGTCCCCGTGGAAGAGCGGCCGATCGGGGGGCTCGGTGTTCACTTCATCCGGACGGTGACGGACAGCGTAACCTACGCCCGCGAAGGTGAGAAGAACATTCTCTCGATGGAGAAGAAGCGACCGGCGTCAGGATGACGCCGTAAGGAACGACCCGAGCGCCCGGGGCAGATCTTCTTTTTTCGTGACCACGGCCGCGGACTCTTCGAGCATCAGGTTGACCCGCTCGTGGTGGCCGACGACCCGGAAATCGGTGCGGAGCGCGACGACTCGCTTCCCGAGAGCATACGCGTACCCCATCTCCCACGAGGTTCCCGAATCGGCGTCCGCGCCGTCGATGACCGCGACGACGGCATCGACATCCCGGAGCGCCGCGGCGTGCTGCGCGAAGATGTCCCGGTGCTCCTCCCGGCTCCGGGTGCGGCTCGTGTCCCCCACCTCCTGGGGGAGGTAGACGTCGAAGAGGTGCGCTTCGAGGAGTTCCTGGAGCGCGAGGTTGTAGGTCACCTCAGCCTCCGAAAAGAGCGGGGCGGCGAGGTAGACCCGGTAGCGGGCGAACTCCTTCACGTCGATCGCCGGGATGTCCGGGAACCTGGCGAGAAACACCCCGCGTCCGGGCTGTCTTTCCGACGAGTAGTAGGTGGCGTTCACCCCGCAGGTGGGAGAGGAGTCCACCCCGACGATCGCGAGCGGCGGCTCCCCCCGCGCCCGTATCGCGTCACGGACCTCTGATTCGAGCCGGTCGAGGAGGGCGGCAAACTCATCGGTCGCGAACCTATCGAGGAACGAGCCCGGTTCGCGGTCGGGACCGAGGTAGATCGTCTCCGGGCAGGGGAGCGGGACAACCTCGATCGAGAAGCGCCGGCAGCGCTCCAGGGCGCGCCCAAAGCAGCGAATGTCCTCATCGGTCGTTATCCCGCGGGCGCGGCACGCGGGGTTCTGTATGCAGGGAGCGACGAGCACGTACATTGATAGTACCTCGACGGCGTACCATAACTAGACAGATGATACCGCTCTACGCCTACCGGGACGACACCTGCGATCCCCGGAAATGCACGGTGAAGAAACTCGCCCGGCGCGGGCTTCTCCGGATCGTCCCGAGCATCGCGAAGATCCCCCGTCAGACCCTCCTCCTCGACCCGACGGCGGAGAGAGCGGTATCTCCCGCCGACCGGGACCTCCCCTCGATAACGGCGCTCGACTGCTCCTGGGAGGTCCTCGATACCGGGGCCGTCGCCTCCTGGCGCAACCGCCGGGCGCTCCCCTTCCTCGTGGCCGCAAACCCGGTGAACTTCGGCCGGCCGTTCCGGCTCACCTCAGTGGAGGCGATGGCCGCGGCGCTCTACATCATCGGCGAGAAAGAGCAGGCACATGACGTTCTCGCCCCGTTCGGGTGGGGGCTCCGGTTCCTCGAGGTGAACGCCGACCCCCTCGAGGACTACTCGCGGGCAAAGGACAGCGCCGAGGTCGTCGCTCTCCAGGCGCTGTATATGTAGCCGGACTGCCAGCGACCGTCTGAACGTAGAAGCCCACGTAAAGCGACTGCGGGCGAGAGCATGGAACAGGAAGGTTCCCTCCGGTTACGCGTACCGGAATGGAAAAGAGCGCACACCGATGCTCAAGGGGGTGCAGGGGGTGGATTCCCACCCGACCGCCCAAACGCGGCAAATACCGCACGCGACGAGTGAGTGCGAGCACCTCCCACCGGGACGTGCTCCACTCGCGTCTACAGTTCTCTCATGTCACCGGGGTAATAGTTCCCCAAGATATTAGATGATGCATGCGATATTTATACAATTCTATTTTATATCGCCGATCAACCCCCGTTTTCGCCCTAATTTGCCGAACAACATTCAAAAGGCCGGGTATTTTCCCGCAGGATTATTGCGTCACGGCTCCTGAATTGAAAAAAACGAGAAAATGACGGCGTAATGAAAAGACAGTCGTTTTTTGCCGTCAGACGGGTGGCTTACACCAGAAGAGGCGCGCCATGGTTCTCGCGTCCTCGAGCATGGCATGATCGTTGTTGAAGAAGATATACGCCCGTTCCGGGCCGATACCGGCAATCCGATCCCGGATGGCGGCGAGTTCACCCTCCGCATAGTCGTGCCGGTACCAGCCTTCCCGCCCGTGCATTCTGAGGTAGACGACGTCGCCGGAAAATGTCCGCTCCCGGAACACGGGAGAGTCGACCGAGACCGGGACGGCCGTTTCCTGCAGCCTCCGGCACGCCTCGTCGTCGCCGAGCACCGCAGGATTCCTGATCTCTATGGCACACCGGCGTCCAAGATCGACCGCCTTGATGAATGCGACAATTCGGTCGACGTCCGCGAACGCCGGCGGGGCCTGGAAAAGGTAGAAGTCGACGAGATCGTCGAGCGGGAGAAACCTCTCCAGGAATCGTTCCCAGACGGGGACGGCCTTCTCGTTGAACCGGTGCCGGTGGGTGACCGACCGGTTCACCTTGACGCTCCACCGCAGTCCCGACCCTGCAGCGGCCCATGAACAAACGGATTTCTCCGACGGGAACCCGTAGAAGCTCGCGTTCAACTCGATGGCGTCGAGACCCGAATGCTCGACGAACCACGCAAGGCTCCTCCCCCGGTTCCACGCGTACGACCAGCCGCTCGTGCCGACATGAACCTCCATGCCGGGGGACTTCGGCGGGCGGGCAATACAATCTTTCCGGCCGCAGCCGAAGGCGCTCCGGAGACTGCAAGGGCTGCTATCGAATCCCTTTTCACGATCAATCCTGCGAAAATCCAGCATATTTAATAACACTTTCAGATAATTTCGATTATGCGAATAACTGCAGTAATTGCCGCCCTTCTCATCACCGTCGCGGTGCTTGGGGCAGGCTGTGCGGAAGAGAACCAGCCCTCTTCGGGGGAGACCGGGGAGTCGCTTCTTCAGGATGCCGTCGCCGGAATAAACGGCGAACTGGAGGCAGTAAAGGCCTCGGCAGGCGAGAGCGCCCGGGTGCTCGGCGCGGCCGGGCTCACGAACGCCGCCGGGAAGGAGGCGGTGCGGCAGGCGATGCTGAACCACCCCTATACGGAATCGACCCTGGTGGTGACGAAAGACGGCATCGTGGTCATGGCCGTGCCCGATAACTATGCCGGCACGGTGAACAGCGATATCTCGTCCCACCCGGAGACAGGGCGGGCGGTTCGGGAACAGGTGCCGCTCGTAAGCGAGGTCTTCCCCCTTGAAGAGGGGTACGCCGGAGTTGCCCAGAGTTATCCGGTCTTTGGGAAGGATAGAGAGTACCTCGGGTTCGTGAGTATCGCCTACCGTCCCGACGCCCTCATCGGCCGGGTGGTCGCGCCTCTGGCGAACGGCACCCCGTACGACGTCTGGGTGACGCAGACCGACGGTCGCGTGATCTACGACACGACTCCCGAAGAGATCGGAAAGAACCTCTTCTCGGACCTCAAATACCAGTCCCCGGCACTCCAGGAGGCGTTCTCCCGTATCGTTGCCGAGCCGTCCGGGTCGCTTGATTACTCGTTCTGGGACCGGAACTGGGAGCGGAACGTGACGAAAGAAGCAGTATGGGACACCGCCGGCATCGACAGTGCGGAGTGGCGCGTCGTCGTCACGCGGAGCCAGGATGCGGGAGAGCAGCAGGGCGCAATAAGCGAGAGGCCGCCTGCGGCGGATGCCGCCGACGAGATGAAGGCTTTTGTTGCCGAGGCGGCCCTCTATGCACGTGAGCACGGGCGCAACGACACGATTGCCGCGTTCAACGACCCGGACGGTGAGTTCGTCAGGGGCGAGCTCTACATCTTCGCCTACGATACGAACGGCACCGTCCTTGCACTTCCTTTCCAGCAAGGGTTCGTCGGCACGAACCGCAGCGAGGTGCACGACTCGAGCGGTGTGGCCTATATCTCCGGCATGAGCAGGATTGCGACGGAAGGTGGCGGCAGCATCAACTACGTCTACCCGAACCCGGCGCAGGGGTATGCCGAAGAGCTCAAACTCAGTTACGTCCTCCCCGTGGACGAGACCTGGTTCGTCGGTTCGGGCATTTACATCCCGGAGGTCGGAACCGAGTTCGATATGAGTGTCAGGGAGGCGCTCGTGCAGCGGGTGAAGGCTGCACGGGACTACGCGCAGGAGCACGGAAGAGAGGCGGCGTGCGCCGCGTTCAACGATCTCTCCGGTGACTTTGCCGACGGCGGAGAGTATATCTTTGCCTAT comes from the Methanoculleus marisnigri JR1 genome and includes:
- a CDS encoding STAS domain-containing protein; the protein is MSGHFEITEEKAGTVDIVTMKGRLDAGSSETAQERINRVLDAGGRNLLVNLCDLDYISSSGLRVLLATLKRLKTNGGALRIACAQPQILEVFTMAGFHRIFSLSPDEATALAGFPAGS
- a CDS encoding PP2C family protein-serine/threonine phosphatase, with translation MAFSGFGDMFFVLLQMICVIVVVAYLITRTKSFTQVLDGIFTWKGQAILILLFGALSIYGTESGITILGATANVRDLGPMVGGLACGPVVGLGAGLIGAAYRFSLAGFTAVPCATATVLAGLFGGLIFLFAGRKFIGMHGAVLFAVGMEAFHMGLTLLLCRPFDQALEVVEGVAVPMIIANATGVFIFAFIIGNLIAERQTKDERDSFLSELERKKAELKIAHDIQMSFLPERLPEVPGFELAALSLPAKEVGGDFYDAIPLPGGRTAFVIADVSGKGVPAALFMALSRTVLRANSLIPRSARDAVTEANMLIAEDAKSGMFVTLFYAVADPGKKTLTYVNAGHNPPLLFRPGSGRPTGLKGTGIILGVMPEAEYGEETIHLVSGDLVLLYTDGVTEAINPDEEQFGEERLIETVSASLDLPPAEIVERVRDAVMAFSGDEPQFDDLTLMILRVV
- a CDS encoding ATP-binding protein → MAELTVRADLSALEAIADFLAETLAGCGDELVFAIQLAVDEACSNIILYGYGGEPGSISIACTADEDAVHVTITDDGVAFDPLTAPPPPLDVPVEERPIGGLGVHFIRTVTDSVTYAREGEKNILSMEKKRPASG
- a CDS encoding nucleoside 2-deoxyribosyltransferase, with the translated sequence MYVLVAPCIQNPACRARGITTDEDIRCFGRALERCRRFSIEVVPLPCPETIYLGPDREPGSFLDRFATDEFAALLDRLESEVRDAIRARGEPPLAIVGVDSSPTCGVNATYYSSERQPGRGVFLARFPDIPAIDVKEFARYRVYLAAPLFSEAEVTYNLALQELLEAHLFDVYLPQEVGDTSRTRSREEHRDIFAQHAAALRDVDAVVAVIDGADADSGTSWEMGYAYALGKRVVALRTDFRVVGHHERVNLMLEESAAVVTKKEDLPRALGSFLTASS
- a CDS encoding DUF367 family protein, yielding MIPLYAYRDDTCDPRKCTVKKLARRGLLRIVPSIAKIPRQTLLLDPTAERAVSPADRDLPSITALDCSWEVLDTGAVASWRNRRALPFLVAANPVNFGRPFRLTSVEAMAAALYIIGEKEQAHDVLAPFGWGLRFLEVNADPLEDYSRAKDSAEVVALQALYM
- a CDS encoding DUF72 domain-containing protein, which codes for MEVHVGTSGWSYAWNRGRSLAWFVEHSGLDAIELNASFYGFPSEKSVCSWAAAGSGLRWSVKVNRSVTHRHRFNEKAVPVWERFLERFLPLDDLVDFYLFQAPPAFADVDRIVAFIKAVDLGRRCAIEIRNPAVLGDDEACRRLQETAVPVSVDSPVFRERTFSGDVVYLRMHGREGWYRHDYAEGELAAIRDRIAGIGPERAYIFFNNDHAMLEDARTMARLFWCKPPV
- a CDS encoding cache domain-containing protein → MRITAVIAALLITVAVLGAGCAEENQPSSGETGESLLQDAVAGINGELEAVKASAGESARVLGAAGLTNAAGKEAVRQAMLNHPYTESTLVVTKDGIVVMAVPDNYAGTVNSDISSHPETGRAVREQVPLVSEVFPLEEGYAGVAQSYPVFGKDREYLGFVSIAYRPDALIGRVVAPLANGTPYDVWVTQTDGRVIYDTTPEEIGKNLFSDLKYQSPALQEAFSRIVAEPSGSLDYSFWDRNWERNVTKEAVWDTAGIDSAEWRVVVTRSQDAGEQQGAISERPPAADAADEMKAFVAEAALYAREHGRNDTIAAFNDPDGEFVRGELYIFAYDTNGTVLALPFQQGFVGTNRSEVHDSSGVAYISGMSRIATEGGGSINYVYPNPAQGYAEELKLSYVLPVDETWFVGSGIYIPEVGTEFDMSVREALVQRVKAARDYAQEHGREAACAAFNDLSGDFADGGEYIFAYKTDGTTLALPYQPEYVGENRFDLEDRYGVRVILLEIAAAESGGGFVYITYYNPDTGLDELKLCYVAPVDEEWFVGSGVYAGA